In Terriglobia bacterium, the following proteins share a genomic window:
- a CDS encoding PD-(D/E)XK nuclease family protein — translation MKATRVEPIELANSLKKILPIASPLPAATIIVPSSRMASSLRRELTGEGALSGVRFFTPIELAEDILLKGGVAFQRCSQAARALGLQVLIESRELEGRLEYLDLGQLRTGPGYSQAISITLAELESAGLGPDDLLKLSVKNGGIPERRFHDLATLWAAVEERFLSDVPPAWTVARILREAARCLQEFPGSFSYSGPRVLVLCGDVTNVEARFYASIPDLQLLYVPALPERSETNRRLDYVSDLLGVRLDSETILTDGRSELDVLRAFLFQPPQTLANPARARSQEADGTVHLEVTSGIEEELAVAVRWVAEQVFEHHTPLERIAVLLPSLDPLAGMLVERLSRLDWMNYAVTMGNVEGQAPVYVAGGLPTRMMPMGTKIGTLLRTLGVRLAAEELVSLFPALGTQRSEGGEERINRADACEVVYRCGTLGGSRAHPEGYREWRPALERRVAILQRVIEKGEGVVDPEIPTYPRGIEPLRRQLQMVQLILPAVRALEELCHHVQSNESLETLWQSVEKFCDEWFLHFPDFYVFLSSLKESIQTLIRSWLVQDLRGDDALRAIQSELDGLRVPTARFGQPCLYIGTIQSAVGLTFDAVRFIGLSEGQLPSAPHEDSILPDLDRDQIEAGLFGGQRALPRGADRAMSDLHALHRTIRGVRKEVVLSAPRETLDRQTREPSGVLLEAAAALWRHSLKDGPTPTMSVFRSAYLQPGRQSRPDAMKLAGVGPSVSQQAVAEIHNSPVHGSWVAEQKRMRELILIADTNQFSIFDGILGEGSLMPFDLGIDPMHPLSATRLLKLIECPHRFLLECVLGWEEPDEPRTGMEIDALAYGSLLHRALEKFLKENGADFSARKGDLKKWLGSAKKIALDEFKEFLDEYPLIGAALREWNQKHLQLDIARVLRWDWEHWPTPSRFIAAEQGFGYPLPVPLDLNPKVYFRGFIDRIDEQPNGLFIRDLKSGRSHPRVGDERQPIPRLDTQLAVYARALESGASFAGKKMAGVAYVYAKTGGDLERRFEKDLSDLLSESQNWLMLCAQLLQHRLFPRTTNSEDCTYCPFRPVCGETANQRAAEKLSSATGTLESFREFKERYQEK, via the coding sequence ATGAAAGCAACCCGAGTTGAACCTATCGAGCTTGCCAACTCCCTCAAAAAAATTCTTCCGATTGCCAGTCCACTTCCTGCTGCGACCATCATTGTGCCCTCTTCGCGTATGGCTTCCTCCTTGCGCCGGGAGCTTACCGGTGAGGGGGCGCTTTCCGGAGTTCGCTTTTTTACTCCCATCGAACTGGCGGAAGATATTCTTTTAAAAGGGGGAGTGGCTTTTCAGCGGTGTTCTCAAGCAGCCCGCGCGCTTGGGCTCCAGGTGCTGATCGAATCGAGGGAACTCGAGGGCCGCCTGGAGTACCTCGACCTCGGCCAGCTTCGAACCGGCCCCGGCTATTCTCAGGCCATTTCCATCACCCTCGCGGAATTGGAGAGTGCCGGACTCGGCCCCGATGATCTCCTTAAACTGTCTGTAAAGAATGGAGGCATCCCTGAAAGGCGCTTTCATGACCTGGCGACCCTCTGGGCTGCGGTCGAAGAAAGGTTTTTATCCGACGTGCCGCCCGCCTGGACCGTTGCTCGCATTCTTCGAGAGGCAGCCCGCTGTCTCCAGGAATTTCCCGGTTCATTCTCCTATTCCGGACCGCGAGTCCTTGTTCTCTGCGGCGATGTGACAAACGTGGAAGCCAGGTTTTACGCATCGATTCCCGATCTTCAGCTTCTTTATGTGCCCGCCCTTCCGGAACGATCCGAAACCAATCGCCGCCTGGACTATGTTTCAGACCTTCTGGGGGTAAGACTGGACTCTGAAACGATCCTTACAGATGGAAGATCGGAGCTCGATGTTCTTCGCGCTTTCCTTTTCCAGCCACCTCAAACACTGGCGAACCCTGCTCGCGCCCGATCGCAAGAGGCAGACGGGACGGTGCATCTTGAAGTCACTTCAGGAATAGAAGAAGAGCTCGCGGTTGCGGTTCGATGGGTGGCCGAGCAGGTCTTCGAACACCACACACCCCTTGAGCGCATTGCCGTCCTTCTGCCCTCACTGGATCCTCTGGCGGGGATGCTCGTCGAGCGGCTGAGCCGGCTCGACTGGATGAATTACGCCGTTACGATGGGCAACGTCGAGGGTCAAGCACCGGTTTACGTGGCGGGTGGATTGCCGACAAGAATGATGCCTATGGGAACTAAGATCGGAACTCTCCTGCGAACACTGGGGGTTCGATTGGCCGCCGAAGAGTTAGTCAGTCTTTTTCCCGCCCTTGGGACCCAGCGCTCCGAAGGGGGAGAAGAGCGAATCAATCGTGCCGATGCCTGTGAAGTTGTGTACCGCTGTGGTACCTTGGGCGGCTCGCGCGCGCACCCGGAAGGGTATCGGGAATGGCGCCCTGCTCTCGAGCGGCGCGTCGCGATTCTTCAGCGTGTCATCGAAAAGGGAGAGGGTGTTGTCGATCCGGAGATTCCGACCTATCCCCGCGGCATCGAGCCCCTGCGGCGTCAGCTTCAAATGGTTCAATTGATCCTTCCGGCGGTTCGGGCCCTGGAGGAACTCTGCCACCATGTCCAGAGCAACGAGTCCCTGGAGACATTGTGGCAGTCGGTGGAAAAGTTTTGCGACGAATGGTTCCTCCACTTTCCTGATTTCTATGTTTTTCTATCAAGCTTGAAGGAGTCGATTCAGACTTTGATTCGCAGCTGGCTGGTCCAGGATCTAAGAGGGGATGATGCCCTTCGCGCGATCCAAAGTGAGCTTGATGGATTGCGCGTTCCGACGGCTCGTTTTGGCCAGCCTTGCCTCTATATCGGAACCATCCAGAGCGCCGTCGGCCTGACCTTTGATGCCGTTCGATTCATTGGACTCTCAGAAGGGCAACTTCCCTCCGCCCCTCACGAGGATTCAATTCTTCCGGATCTAGATCGCGACCAAATAGAAGCCGGCTTATTTGGAGGGCAGAGGGCTTTGCCCCGGGGTGCGGATCGCGCCATGTCCGACCTGCACGCGCTTCACCGGACCATCCGGGGGGTCCGAAAGGAGGTAGTGTTGAGTGCTCCCCGTGAGACGCTGGATCGGCAGACTCGCGAGCCCTCGGGGGTACTCCTTGAAGCTGCAGCAGCCCTGTGGCGACACTCTCTCAAGGACGGCCCCACTCCTACCATGTCCGTCTTTCGAAGCGCCTACCTTCAGCCCGGGCGACAGTCGCGACCCGACGCCATGAAACTGGCCGGGGTTGGCCCATCGGTATCACAGCAAGCGGTTGCCGAAATTCACAATTCCCCCGTTCATGGTTCGTGGGTGGCTGAGCAAAAAAGAATGCGAGAATTAATTCTTATCGCCGACACGAACCAGTTCTCCATTTTTGACGGCATCCTTGGGGAAGGATCGTTAATGCCTTTTGACTTGGGGATTGATCCCATGCATCCGCTGTCTGCCACCCGCCTGTTGAAACTGATTGAGTGTCCTCATCGGTTCCTGCTGGAGTGTGTTCTGGGTTGGGAAGAGCCGGACGAACCTCGCACGGGCATGGAGATCGATGCCCTCGCTTACGGTTCTCTTCTGCACCGCGCTTTGGAAAAGTTTCTGAAGGAAAACGGGGCGGATTTTTCGGCGCGCAAGGGTGATCTGAAAAAGTGGCTTGGATCGGCGAAAAAGATCGCCTTGGATGAGTTTAAGGAGTTCCTGGACGAATATCCGTTGATCGGCGCGGCTCTTCGGGAGTGGAATCAAAAACATCTTCAGCTCGATATCGCCCGCGTGTTGCGCTGGGATTGGGAACACTGGCCCACACCCAGCCGGTTCATCGCGGCCGAACAGGGCTTCGGATATCCCCTGCCCGTCCCCCTGGACCTTAATCCGAAAGTCTATTTCCGGGGGTTCATTGACCGGATTGATGAACAGCCCAATGGATTGTTTATCCGTGACCTCAAGAGCGGCAGGTCACATCCGCGTGTTGGAGATGAACGCCAGCCCATTCCCCGGCTCGACACCCAACTGGCGGTCTATGCTCGCGCCCTCGAATCCGGTGCGTCCTTTGCGGGAAAGAAGATGGCTGGTGTGGCGTATGTGTATGCCAAGACGGGAGGAGACCTCGAGCGCCGATTTGAAAAGGACCTGTCAGACTTGCTGAGTGAATCGCAAAACTGGCTGATGCTATGTGCCCAATTGCTGCAACACCGCCTCTTCCCTCGAACCACCAATTCGGAGGACTGCACGTATTGTCCTTTTAGACCGGTCTGTGGAGAAACTGCTAATCAGAGAGCGGCAGAAAAGCTTTCCTCGGCCACCGGCACGCTGGAATCGTTCAGGGAGTTCAAGGAGAGGTATCAAGAGAAATAG